The Amycolatopsis jiangsuensis nucleotide sequence GCGGGTAAGTAAACACCTCTCCTCAGAGTACGGCCTGGGTCTGGGTCACCTTCGCGACGAGTTTCCCTGCGTCGTCGTGGATTTCGGTCTCCACCACGACCACCCGCCGCCCGGTGTGCAGTGGTCTGGACGACGCAGTGGCGTAGCCCGAACGGACGCCGCGCAGGAAGTTCGTCTTCGACTCCAGCGTGGTGGTGCCCTGTGCTCCCTCGGGCAGGTTCAGGAAAGCGCAGACCGCGCCGGTGGAGTCGGCGAGCGCCATCAGGACCCCGCCGTGCAGTACGCCACCCAGCGTGCACAGCGAATCCGCCCAGGCGAGCCGGCTGCGGACGAGGTCCGGTCCGTGTTCCAGGACCTCGATGCCGAGCCGTTCGCTGAACGGCATGGTGCGGTGGAACAGCTCGGTGCCCTCGACGTCGGTCATACCGGACAGTCAACCGTGCGTGCGGCCTGGCGTCGATGACCCCGCGGGTAATCAACCGAGCGGATTCGTCAGCAGCAGCTCGGTGTTGTGGTCGCCTTCGCCGCCGACGCGGTCGAGGTCCACGTGGATGTCGTTGTAGGAGAACTCGCGGTACAGCGACGCGAGCCCTTCCGGGGTGCTCGTCGCATAGTCGGCGGCATACGGAGCGTCGGCCTCGATCAGCGTGGTGAACAGCGACAGCGTGCCGTCGTGGTTGTCGGCGAGTTCGATCACCCTGGCGTGCTGCGGGAAGTCGACGTGGCTGGCGGTGTTGATCTCCCAGAAGCTCTGCGCCGGTGTCCTGCCCACGTGCGGGGTGATCTTGTTCAGGTGGGTGTGCCCGTTGACCCACGCCACCACGTTCGGGAACCGGCCGAGCAGCGTGACGAACGCGTCGCCGTTCAGCCGCGGCTCCAGCGGGTGCCTGCCGTCCGGCAGCGGATTGCCCATGGTGTCGCTGGTGTGGTGGCTGAACAGGACGAACAGCTCGTCGGTGACCTGCTGGGTGCGTTGGGCGCCGAAGAAGTCGTAGTAGGTGGAGCTGCCGCGCTTGAGCGTGTTTTCCAGCCAGGTGTACTGGCCGAGGCCGATCGACCCGTCGGCGAATCCGCCCTGGGTGGTGGTGTCGAGGCTGATACCGGTCACGCCGGGAGCGATCCGGAACGTGTAGTAGACGTCGCGGCCGTCGGCGTTGGCTTCGGTGAACCCGTGCCCGTGCGGGCCGGGGCCGGCGTTCGCGGGGTCGAGGTGCGCCCGCACGAACTGCGCGGTGCTGAACGGGTGCCGGCGCGCGTCCGGGGTGACCTCGCGAATGGTGCCGCTGCCGCCGAACAGCTCGCCGAGCGGCACGCTCCGGCCGCGATTGATCGCCTTGCCGAGCTTCGCCTTGGTGCTCTCGTCCTTGCCGATCACCTTGTACCTGCCGGTGTACCAGGCTTCGATCCCAGGGATCCCCTCCGGCAGAGTGCCCACCACGCTGTCGTCGTGGTTGCCGAACGTGCAGTACCACGGCACGTCCAGTCCAGGCGCGGTGAACGGCGCGATGGCGGCCTCGAGCAGGCCGGGAACCTGCGGAAATCCCTTCTCCGTGTACGCGTCGGCGAGTTTCGCCGCCGGGTTCCAGAACTCGGCGTTGCCGGAGGACTGCACGCCCTCGTACCGCGCCGGGTCGCCGGAGTTCGGGGTGAGCGCACCACCGTTGAGGGTGGTCAGGAACCAGTCCAGCTCGATCAGCTCGTGGTTGTCCGAGTTGTCGCCGGTGGTCACCACGAAGTCGAACGGACGGCCGGTGAACGGGCCCGCGCGCAGGCTGTTCACCCGCCGGACCAGTGCGCTGGTCGCCACCGCGCCGAGCGCCTCCTGCGGCCGGTGCGCGGAGCCGATGAACGGGTGCAGGTACTCGAACCGTGCCGGGGACTCGGTGTCGGTGATGTGCAGGTCGGTGAACTGCACGAACGACCCGAGCGCCGTCCGCCGGTCGTCTCGGCCGGACGGCGCGGCGACCAGGTCCGAGCGCACGACCAGCGGCCAGCCAGGGCCGCCGGTGAGCCGGGAGTAGGCCGTGGTGCCGGGCGAGACCGCCGTGGCGACCTGCTCCAGCGTGGTGCCCGCGGTAGCCACGGCCCGGCTCGCCGTCCGCCGCAACGCCCGGTCCAGCGCGTTCGCCGTCGGCGTGCACAGCAGCAGCCCGGCGCCGGCGGCGCCCGCCGTGGTGAACCTCCGCCTGGTCAGCCCGGCCATCTTCGCTCCCCTGCCGCCTGCTCGCGAAACGCGAAGCTGTCTCATGTTTTCGTGACAACGGGGGTGACTGTGTCACAACGGCCGGGGCTCGGTTACCGCCGAAAGTGGGTCAGCAGTAGAACGCGCAGGACGTGCCCGCCGCCGCCAGCGAGACGATGAACAGCACGAGGAAGATCACCGCGGGGATGGCCGCGAGGATGCCACAGACCAGGCCCGCGATGCCCATGCCCTGTCCGGTCCAGCCGGGTTTGCCCGCCTGCACCATGCCGCCCCAGGACAGGCCGATCGCGGCCACCGCGGCGACGATGTCGAAGAACGGGATCCAGAACCCGAGCAACGCGACGATCCCGACGACCATGCCGGCGATCGCGAGCCCGCTGGTGCGCGGTGGCGGGGCGTAGGGCATCCCGTACGGGGAGGGCGGGCCGTACTGCCCGTAGGGCACCGGCTGCTGCTGCGGGCCGGGATAGGACGGCGGCTGGTACGGGTTGCTCATGACGTGCTCCTGATCTGGGTCGACGCTGGGATACTCGCACGTCGGGAAGGTCCTGTTACGCGGTTCGCGTATTTCGGCCCGGATTCGGTGACCGCGCCGGGCTCAGCCCTTCAGGCCCGATTCCGTCACGCCGCGCACCAGGTAACGCTGCAGGAAGGCGAACAGCGCCACGATCGGCAGGATCGACAGCGCGGCGGCCAGGAAGAGCAGGTCCAGCTGCGGGTTCTGCGCGGTCAGCAGACCGGACAGTGCGACCTGCACGGTCCAGGAGTCCGGATCCTGCGCGATGATCAGCGGCCACAGGAACGCGTTCCAGCTGCCGATCACGGTGATCACCGCGATGGCGGCGAAGAAGCCCCGCGAGTTGGGCACCACGATCCGGCGGAACACGCCCCAGCGGGTCAGGCCGTCCACCTGCCCGGCGTCCTCCAGCTCCTTCGGGAAGTCCAGGAAGTACTGCCGGAACAGGAACACGCTGAACGCGCTGAACAGCCCAGGGATCACCAGGCCGCGGAAATCCGAGAGCCAGCCGAGCGTCGAGACCACCACGAAACTCGGCACAAAGGTCACCGAAGCCGGGATCATCAGCGTCCCGAGCACCGCGTAGAAGACCGGTTTCGAATAACGGTAGGGAATGCGGGCGAGCCCGTAGCCGGCCAGCGAGGAGATCAGCAGCAGCCCCACCGTCTGCAGCACCGCGACG carries:
- a CDS encoding PaaI family thioesterase, giving the protein MTDVEGTELFHRTMPFSERLGIEVLEHGPDLVRSRLAWADSLCTLGGVLHGGVLMALADSTGAVCAFLNLPEGAQGTTTLESKTNFLRGVRSGYATASSRPLHTGRRVVVVETEIHDDAGKLVAKVTQTQAVL
- a CDS encoding TIGR03767 family metallophosphoesterase — encoded protein: MAGLTRRRFTTAGAAGAGLLLCTPTANALDRALRRTASRAVATAGTTLEQVATAVSPGTTAYSRLTGGPGWPLVVRSDLVAAPSGRDDRRTALGSFVQFTDLHITDTESPARFEYLHPFIGSAHRPQEALGAVATSALVRRVNSLRAGPFTGRPFDFVVTTGDNSDNHELIELDWFLTTLNGGALTPNSGDPARYEGVQSSGNAEFWNPAAKLADAYTEKGFPQVPGLLEAAIAPFTAPGLDVPWYCTFGNHDDSVVGTLPEGIPGIEAWYTGRYKVIGKDESTKAKLGKAINRGRSVPLGELFGGSGTIREVTPDARRHPFSTAQFVRAHLDPANAGPGPHGHGFTEANADGRDVYYTFRIAPGVTGISLDTTTQGGFADGSIGLGQYTWLENTLKRGSSTYYDFFGAQRTQQVTDELFVLFSHHTSDTMGNPLPDGRHPLEPRLNGDAFVTLLGRFPNVVAWVNGHTHLNKITPHVGRTPAQSFWEINTASHVDFPQHARVIELADNHDGTLSLFTTLIEADAPYAADYATSTPEGLASLYREFSYNDIHVDLDRVGGEGDHNTELLLTNPLG
- a CDS encoding DUF4190 domain-containing protein; protein product: MSNPYQPPSYPGPQQQPVPYGQYGPPSPYGMPYAPPPRTSGLAIAGMVVGIVALLGFWIPFFDIVAAVAAIGLSWGGMVQAGKPGWTGQGMGIAGLVCGILAAIPAVIFLVLFIVSLAAAGTSCAFYC
- a CDS encoding carbohydrate ABC transporter permease — protein: MIRAILRWGALVVAAVLFLVPFYLLLRNGLSSRAEITAPGWTFWPERVHWENFGRLFDQQDVPFARSLLNSAIVAVLQTVGLLLISSLAGYGLARIPYRYSKPVFYAVLGTLMIPASVTFVPSFVVVSTLGWLSDFRGLVIPGLFSAFSVFLFRQYFLDFPKELEDAGQVDGLTRWGVFRRIVVPNSRGFFAAIAVITVIGSWNAFLWPLIIAQDPDSWTVQVALSGLLTAQNPQLDLLFLAAALSILPIVALFAFLQRYLVRGVTESGLKG